Proteins encoded together in one Musa acuminata AAA Group cultivar baxijiao chromosome BXJ3-6, Cavendish_Baxijiao_AAA, whole genome shotgun sequence window:
- the LOC135640447 gene encoding uncharacterized GPI-anchored protein At4g28100-like, with protein MTTMSRLLPLLLSLLLLQVSLLAAQPALPEPDAASIQLIPSTSSAAAGGASSSSPPATIPAFPEQSDVSTAACPLDPPADLLPSVSAACGASDDSLPSRSRCCPTLNAWLLAAYSASALAAHPPPSSGYDLPALPDDSEACIGGVERALRDRGVDLPRVNGTCDAAYCYCGVRLRRLACAGAFVADAAEGRWVPAGDAGRRLERDCSRFGFAGCTRCLRSLNQLKSEEKRGIGNATKWDKKAGPTQDRECQLMGVTWLLSKNRTHFLPAATSVLRVLMAADGVGGPDPTSCTLSLDDMPLAVGSDQIDSRGGSSAVRSLPLFQLFLMATFVLFALFHV; from the exons atgacaACGATGAGCCGTCTTCTACCGCTGCTGctatctcttctcctcctccaagtCTCCCTCCTGGCCGCGCAGCCCGCTCTGCCCGAGCCTGACGCCGCTTCCATTCAGCTCATACCCTCCACCTCCTCTGCCGCTGCTGGTggcgcctcctcctcttcccctccggCCACCATTCCCGCCTTTCCCGAGCAGTCCGACGTCTCCACAGCCGCCTGTCCCCTCGACCCCCCTGCCGACCTCCTCCCTTCCGTCTCCGCTGCCTGCGGTGCCTCCGATGACAGTCTTCCCTCCCGCTCCCGGTGTTGCCCCACCCTCAACGCCTGGCTCCTCGCCGCCTACTCCGCCTCCGCCCTCGCCGCCCACCCGCCGCCGTCCTCCGGCTACGACCTGCCCGCCCTGCCCGACGATTCCGAGGCGTGCATCGGCGGCGTGGAGCGCGCTCTCCGGGACCGCGGCGTGGATCTGCCGCGCGTGAACGGCACGTGCGACGCGGCGTATTGCTACTGCGGCGTCCGCCTCCGGCGGCTAGCCTGCGCGGGGGCGTTCGTGGCCGATGCCGCCGAGGGGCGGTGGGTCCCGGCGGGAGACGCCGGGCGGCGGCTGGAGAGGGACTGCTCTCGTTTCGGATTTGCCGGGTGCACTCGGTGCCTCCGTTCCCTCAACCAG CTAAAGTCCGAAGAGAAACGAGGCATCGGCAACGCAACCAAGTGGGACAAGAAGGCGGGCCCAACTCAAGACCGGGAATGCCAACTGATGGGGGTGACGTGGCTCCTGTCAAAGAACCGGACGCACTTCCTGCCGGCCGCCACCTCTGTCCTCCGGGTGCTCATGGCGGCCGACGGCGTCGGCGGCCCCGATCCCACCTCATGCACTCTCTCCCTCGACGACATGCCGCTCGCCGTCGGATCCGACCAGATCGATAGCCGTGGCGGATCCTCCGCCGTCCGATCTCTGCCCTTGTTCCAGCTCTTCCTGATGGCCACCTTTGTCCTATTCGCACTCTTCCATGTCTAG
- the LOC135640580 gene encoding transcription factor bHLH130-like, whose translation MALEKDRIWEGSQACPLYGGEASIQRLNPPSLGRMMIGEGEGSDFHGSSWSSLLPFLSDPKNSFSSTYTLEAVDALPQEALSILDCNATTSEHWAYSNASVLCFEKGGRMPRAGPPSLDHDDDCAAWIDAMDQNCQLSDLDIKCPTADSTLIHEQDCFAVENWSAVVGTPEKDKRQCQDRFGLIYPGAAAADGLRESIGRATVLQKRPYTDASDRPSPKKQCRGNTGTTKDKSSPSKDPQSTAAKNRRERISERLKILQDLVPNGTKVDLVTMLEKAISYVKFLQLQVKVLATDEFWPAQGVKAPDVGKVKEALDAILSSHRDGSSSSKNAIRTFESAC comes from the exons ATGGCCCTCGAGAAAGATCGAATTTGGGAAGGCTCACAAGCTTGTCCACTTTACGGTGGAGAGGCATCGATTCAAAGGCTTAATCCTCCTTCACTTGGCCGTATGATGATCGGAGAAGGAGAAGGCTCCGATTTCCACGGGAGCAGTTGGAGCAGTCTTCTTCCTTTCTTATCGGACCCTAAAAACTCGTTTAGCAGTACATACACCCTTGAGGCAGTGGATGCGCTACCGCAAGAAGCTCTCTCCATCCTCGACTGCAATGCTACCACATCCGAACACTGGGCCTACTCCAACGCTTCGGTGCTTTGCTTCGAGAAAGGAGGTCGTATGCCTCGTGCTGGTCCTCCGAGCCTGGATCATGACGACGATTGTGCTGCTTGGATCGACGCCATGGACCAAAATTGTCAGCTGAGCGACCTTGATATCAAGTGTCCAACTGCTGATTCCACGTTGATTCACGAGCAAGATTGCTTCGCTGTAGAAAACTGGTCCGCTGTAGTAGGAACTCCTGAGAAAGATAAGCGGCAATGTCAGGATCGGTTTGGGTTGATATACCCTGGTGCAGCTGCTGCGGATGGCCTTCGAGAAAGCATTGGCCGAGCGACAGTCCTACAAAAGCGCCCGTACACG GATGCATCTGACAGGCCGAGTCCGAAGAAGCAGTGTCGTGGCAACACTGGAACGACCAAAGACAAGTCTAGTCCATCCAAGGATCCTCAGAGCACCGCAGCAAAG AATCGGCGGGAACGGATCAGCGAGCGGCTCAAGATTCTACAGGATCTTGTTCCTAATGGCACAAAG GTTGATCTGGTGACCATGCTCGAGAAAGCAATTAGCTACGTGAAGTTCCTTCAGTTGCAAGTGAAG GTGTTGGCAACCGATGAGTTCTGGCCAGCACAAGGAGTAAAAGCCCCGGACGTTGGCAAAGTGAAGGAAGCTCTTGATGCCATCTTATCCTCTCATAGAGATGGAAGCTCCAGTTCTAAGAATGCAATTAGAACCTTTGAATCTGCATGCTGA
- the LOC135640729 gene encoding nuclear matrix constituent protein 1-like — MFTPQNKGWSLSPRIRGGADDGSGSTANPRGGLGGLASTKGKGKSVVEAAPPPQALLGDDGEDAFGGSTEVEAWRRFREAGLLDQSVLQRKDREALVQRITELEKELHEYQYNMGLLLIEKKESIARYEEVRQALAEAEEILKREQTAHLIAISEYEKREETWLKDLGVEKQKVSALEKDLREVRFEISEVKFSSERKLSEAHALETGLEEKYLEIEARMHAADAKLAEAGRRNSETNRKLEDIEARERKLQRDCLSLTSERKAHEKDLLEQREHLFDWEKRLQESQRRLVEEQRLLNEREDSANEADHILKKKETELEETREAIEASKRSLKLEEDDITIRLSSLASKEKEAEIKMGSLERKERELFAREEKLNSRERVEIQKLLDDHNAMLDSKKHEFELEMENRRKSFEEEMKAKIDEVEEIKKELDHKEEQILEREHALEINMQKLKEMEKNLESKSQALKRWEESVQIYEKKLEEDKQQLDRDRADIVKSISELESLKVTIEAAKEQIIKEEEKLRLTKEEREEHNLQKSKLKQEIEDYMIMKDSLCRDSEDLRQQREKFEEEWQLLDEKQLALESETKQINDERERFGKWRYDEEERIRNEEKAKRISIATELEDLRMKKQAFEKTMEHERLNVHEMLMRERSAVAREFELRKDELEMDMRKRQEAMEKDLQDRESEFQRKMTIELDEIRSVSSDFELKSRNLEMEQDRLEREKEDLSAFRESLKTDQLEIQKDIDTLRVLSRELKDQREKFVEERDRFLGLANQFKICKNCGSSVCNLDLLGLQNTEVVQLPSLTFEDRLEAKDSETSPRHMVSPSVSSGGRLSWLRKCSGFFSFSPKGSEDTAQNQVKNPISLDVRLAREALDGEASDEPAPSQGIFAKSFDTQRTQSDSGIRDNEVSKRLGRAREELESSFGVADNSADIVGIQTDNAIKEVAVHLTHPINENERGGLSVPPRNESQPEPSNEKPRQPKRSGRPRKISRTRTVKAVVEEAQAILGETSMGKNGQPNGLAKRSLNIQESTEGNLVHAGQKRGLTHISVAAASELDGEDSETRSESISLGGRRKRRQINIPETQTPGEKRYNFRHSTIAAAARSISDQTKGHKRGGHQQPSGDESLRGDGDGEGTSKLRLDVEPASSFAAESLKSVDMQKMAAENVLDVQEIFQKPVSHEIEECHADDAGKSVEFSKQTGIEGVMADGATAVEREPATPDDGCSEDDDSDEAEENSDDQNRSIGKKLWTFFTT; from the exons ATGTTTACCCCGCAGAATAAAGGGTGGTCGCTCTCGCCGAGGATTCGCGGCGGAGCCGACGATGGCTCGGGTTCAACGGCCAACCCTCGAGGAGGTCTCGGTGGACTGGCCTCCAccaaggggaaggggaagagcGTGGTAGAGGCAGCACCGCCACCACAGGCTTTGCTTGGTGACGATGGCGAGGATGCCTTCGGTGGCAGCACGGAGGTGGAGGCTTGGCGGCGGTTTCGCGAGGCTGGATTGCTGGACCAGTCTGTTCTGCAGAGAAAAGACAGGGAAGCTCTTGTTCAGAGGATTACAGAGCTCGAGAAAGAG CTTCATGAATATCAATACAATATGGGTCTTTTACTGATTGAGAAGAAGGAGTCAATTGCTAGGTATGAAGAAGTTAGGCAAGCTTTGGCAGAGGCAGAGGAGATTCTGAAGAGGGAACAAACTGCACATTTGATTGCGATCTCTGAATATGAAAAGCGTGAGGAGACCTGGCTGAAGGATTTGGGGGTTGAGAAGCAAAAAGTTTCAGCT CTTGAAAAGGATTTGCGAGAGGTGCGCTTCGAAATTTCAGAAGTCAAGTTTTCATCCGAAAGGAAGTTGAGTGAAGCTCATGCTTTAGAGACTGGTTTAGAAGAGAAATATCTGGAAATTGAAGCCAGGATGCATGCAGCAGATGCTAAGCTAGCAGAAGCAGGTCGCAGAAATTCTGAGACAAATAGAAAATTGGAGGATATTGAGGCACGCGAGAGGAAACTCCAGAGAGATTGTCTGTCATTAACATCTGA ACGAAAAGCACATGAAAAGGACCTTCTTGAACAAAGAGAACATTTGTTTGATTGGGAGAAAAGGCTGCAAGAGAGTCAAAGGAGGCTTGTTGAGGAGCAGAGGCTCCTCAATGAAAGAGAAGATAGTGCAAATGAGGCAGATCACATTCTTAAAAAGAAAGAGACAGAGCTTGAAGAGACACGGGAAGCAATCGAGGCTTCTAAGAGATCCTTGAAATTAGAAGAGGATGATATCACCATAAGACTAAGTTCATTAGCTTCTAAAGAGAAG GAAGCAGAAATCAAGATGGGGAGTCTCGAGAGGAAGGAGAGGGAGTTATTtgcaagagaagaaaaacttaattCTAGAGAAAGA GTGGAGATTCAAAAGCTTCTTGATGATCATAATGCTATGTTAGATTCCAAGAAACATGAGTTTGAACTTGAAATGGAGAATCGAAGAAAATCCTTTGAAGAAGAGATGAAAGCCAAAATTGATGAAGTGGAAGAGATTAAAAAAGAACTTGACCATAAAGAGGAGCAAATTTTGGAAAGAGAGCATGCTTTGGAGATTAACATGCAGAAACTGAAGGAAATGGAAAAAAATCTTGAATCAAAATCACAAGCCTTGAAAAGGTGGGAGGAATCTGTACAAATTTATGAGAAGAAGTTGGAGGAAGATAAGCAGCAGCTGGACAGAGATCGTGCGGACATTGTGAAATCTATTTCTGAACTGGAGAGCTTGAAGGTTACAATAGAAGCTGCGAAGGAACAAATTATCAAAGAGGAGGAAAAACTTAGACTTACcaaggaagagagagaagaacataACCTGCAGAAGTCAAAACTGAAGCAAGAGATTGAAGATTACATGATAATGAAGGATTCACTTTGTAGAGATAGTGAGGATTTGCGCCAGCAAAGGGAGAAATTTGAGGAAGAATGGCAATTGTTGGATGAGAAACAGTTAGCATTAGAGTCAGAGACAAAGCAGATTAATGATGAACGAGAAAGATTTGGAAAATGGCGATATGATGAAGAGGAAAGGATTAGGAATGAGGAAAAGGCAAAAAGAATTAGCATTGCGACAGAATTGGAAGACCTTAGGATGAAGAAACAAGCTTTTGAGAAAACAATGGAACATGAGAGGTTGAATGTTCATGAGATGCTCATGAGGGAGCGCTCTGCTGTGGCTCGGGAATTTGAGCTTCGCAAAGATGAGCTGGAGATGGATATGAGAAAAAGGCAGGAGGCTATGGAGAAGGACTTGCAAGACAGAGAGAGTGAATTCCAGAGAAAGATGACTATCGAGCTAGATGAAATAAGATCTGTAAGCAGTGATTTTGAATTAAAATCCAGGAATTTAGAAATGGAACAAGATAGACTAGAGAGGGAAAAAGAAGATCTCTCTGCTTTCAGAGAGAGTCTTAAAACTGACCAACTTGAGATTCAGAAGGATATTGACACTCTTCGTGTGCTCAGTAGGGAATTGAAGGATCAAAGGGAAAAATTTGTGGAGGAGAGAGATCGATTCCTTGGTCTGGCCAATCAGTTTAAGATTTGCAAGAACTGTGGCTCTTCGGTTTGTAACTTAGATCTTCTTGGTCTGCAAAATACTGAAGTTGTTCAGCTACCAAGTCTGACATTCGAGGATCGTTTGGAAGCCAAGGATTCTGAAACATCTCCTCGGCATATGGTGTCTCCATCTGTGTCTTCAGGTGGTCGTTTATCGTGGCTGCGAAAATGTTCAGGATTTTTTAGTTTCTCTCCAAAAGGATCGGAGGACACAGCACAAAACCAGGTGAAGAACCCTATTTCTCTTGATGTAagacttgctagagaagctttggATGGTGAAGCCAGCGATGAACCTGCACCGTCACAAGGAATTtttgccaaatcttttgacaccCAGAGAACCCAATCAGATAGTGGAATCAGGGACAACGAAGTATCAAAAAGGTTAGGCAGAGCTAGAGAGGAGCTGGAATCTTCTTTTGGTGTTGCTGATAATTCAGCTGATATTGTTGGGATCCAGACAGATAATGCCATCAAGGAGGTAGCTGTTCATCTTACTCACCCCATTAATGAAAATGAGAGAGGAGGATTGTCTGTACCACCCAGAAATGAGTCCCAGCCTGAACCTTCAAATGAGAAGCCACGCCAGCCTAAGAGGAGTGGTAGGCCTAGAAAGATCAGTAGAACACGCACGGTGAAAGCAGTTGTAGAAGAAGCACAGGCTATTCTTGGTGAGACCTCTATGGGGAAGAATGGGCAGCCAAATGGGCTTGCAAAGCGTTCTTTGAATATCCAAGAGTCTACCGAAGGCAATTTAGTTCATGCTGGGCAGAAGAGGGGTCTTACTCACATATCTGTGGCTGCAGCTAGTGAGCTGGATGGGGAGGACAGTGAAACTCGTTCAGAGAGCATTTCACTTGGAGGGCGCCGTAAAAGGAGACAAATAAACATTCCAGAAACTCAGACTCCTGGGGAAAAACGTTACAATTTCAGGCACTCTACAAT TGCTGCTGCAGCCAGGTCAATATCTGATCAGACTAAAGGGCATAAAAGAGGAGGTCACCAGCAACCCTCTGGAGATGAATCACTGAGGGGAGATGGTGATGGAGAAGGAACTTCCAAATTGAGGCTAGATGTTGAACCGGCGTCAAGTTTTGCTGCTGAGAGTCTGAAATCAGTAGACATGCAGAAGATGGCTGCAGAAAATGTCTTGGACGTCCAGGAGATATTCCAGAAACCTGTCTCG CACGAGATAGAGGAGTGCCATGCCGATGATGCTGGGAAGTCGGTTGAATTCAGCAAGCAGACTGGCATAGAAGGGGTCATGGCAGATGGGGCAACAGCAGTAGAAAGAGAACCTGCCACTCCTGATGATGGATGCAGTGAAGATGATGACAGCGACGAGGCTGAAGAGAACTCTGATGACCAAAATCGTTCAATTGGGAAAAAGCTTTGGACTTTCTTCACGACATGA
- the LOC135640728 gene encoding piriformospora indica-insensitive protein 2-like encodes MTKMASPRAFLLLPFLIFHALSQPESSIAPMEKTEQEALYMVIQGFVGQRWNGSDLYPDPCGWTQIQGVSCDLFDGLWYVTALSIGPILENSLECTEKSEFSPLLFQLKHLKTLSIFDCFSSHEQTSLPSSNWEKLAESLENLDLRSNQGLVGGIPANLGQLRNLRSLVLVDNSLVGELPMELGNLIQLKRLMLSGNRFSGQIPASLCNNLNQLLILDLGGNSLTGSLPSSLCGLSSLLKLDVNSNRLHGSLPPGLGNLSHLTLLDLRNNSLSGVPSKSLAGMESLQVLLLSYNPWGGSLLEFEWKNLRNLTTLDLSHMGLEGTIPETIASLKRLRYLALDNNHLSGIVSSKFAALPSLTALYLNGNNLTGELEFPERFYRRMGKRFASWNNPNLCCNAAAMATGSAPHGVAQCKQDQEPSANGSNANERVDDRNPDQNSGLLTSFLFPASSISGFWWGIVVQEVMVMFLLVMLL; translated from the exons ATGACAAAGATGGCTTCTCCACGGGCTTTTCTCCTCCTACCATTCCTCATCTTCCATGCGTTATCCCAACCAGAAAGCTCCATCGCTCCGATGGAGAAGACAGAGCAAGAAGCCCTGTACATGGTGATCCAAGGCTTTGTCGGACAACGGTGGAATGGGTCGGATCTTTATCCGGATCCTTGCGGCTGGACGCAAATACAG GGAGTATCATGCGATCTCTTTGATGGTCTATGGTACGTTACGGCCCTAAGCATCGGACCCATCCTTGAGAATTCACTGGAATGCACGGAGAAATCAGAGTTCAGTCCACTGCTATTTCAGCTCAAgcatctcaaaaccctctccatcTTCGATTGCTTCTCTTCTCATGAACAAACTAGCTTGCCATCAAGCAACTGGGAGAAGCTAGCTGAAAGCTTGGAAAACCTCGATTTGCGCTCCAATCAAGGCCTCGTGGGAGGAATCCCAGCCAACCTTGGTCAGCTTCGTAATCTACGGTCCCTTGTGCTAGTCGACAACTCACTGGTGGGAGAATTGCCAATGGAACTTGGGAATTTGATCCAGCTGAAGAGACTGATGCTCTCGGGGAACCGATTCTCTGGTCAAATTCCAGCTTCTCTTTGCAACAATTTAAACCAGCTCTTGATCTTGGACCTCGGCGGGAATTCCCTGACCGGTTCTCTCCCTTCCTCTCTCTGCGGTCTCAGTTCACTCTTAAAGCTGGACGTCAACAGCAATCGATTACATGGAAGCCTTCCACCCGGGCTTGGAAATCTCAGCCACCTTACCCTTCTGGACCTCAGGAACAATAGCTTATCTGGTGTTCCTTCCAAATCACTTGCTGGCATGGAGTCACTTCAGGTTTTGCTTCTGTCTTACAACCCATGGGGTGGGAGTCTGCTGGAATTCGAGTGGAAGAACTTGAGGAACCTTACCACCTTGGACCTTTCCCATATGGGTTTAGAAGGCACGATTCCTGAAACTATTGCAAGCCTGAAGAGATTGAGATACCTCGCGTTAGACAACAACCACCTCTCTGGCATTGTCTCTTCCAAGTTCGCAGCTCTGCCTTCTCTTACTGCTCTCTATCTCAATGGCAACAACTTAACGGGGGAGCTTGAGTTCCCCGAAAGGTTCTACCGGAGGATGGGAAAGAGATTTGCTTCTTGGAACAATCCAAATCTCTGTTGCAATGCTGCAGCCATGGCCACAGGAAGTGCCCCTCACGGTGTGGCACAATGCAAGCAAGACCAAGAGCCCTCCGCCAATGGCTCCAATGCCAACGAGAGGGTAGATGATAGGAATCCAGATCAGAATTCTGGTCTGTTGACCTCTTTTCTGTTTCCTGCTTCTTCAATTAGTGGTTTTTGGTGGGGAATTGTTGTTCAAGAGGTGATGGTCATGTTTCTTTTGGTCATGCTCTTGTAG